The Pygocentrus nattereri isolate fPygNat1 chromosome 17, fPygNat1.pri, whole genome shotgun sequence genome window below encodes:
- the pipox gene encoding peroxisomal sarcosine oxidase isoform X2, which produces MAPEEYDCIVIGAGIQGSFTAYHLAKNKKKTLLLEQFILPHSRGSSHGQTRIIRKAYAENFYASMMGESCELWTLLEKEAGVTLYRRTGLLVMGPENGKDFQLIKSTIQSNRVPAVVLQRHEFSQHIPNVNLTHGDAAFVETDAGILYADRAVRAAQMVFQGHGGVIKDRQKVVQIEPGSMVTVTTGSGVYRAKSLVITAGPWASRVLPLTGLQLPLKVVRINVCYWKEKVPGSYSVTNRFPCFIQIQPKEAEHDIYGLPSNEYPGLMKLCYHMGSETDPDERDRQTDRSDVDILSRYISRCFPGLVPEPAVVESCLYTVTPDHHFVLDRHPTYSNIVIGAGFSVEGQRIAESRRHQFFRSSPRPRQVYARTSNKPGPYIQTG; this is translated from the exons ATGGCACCTGAGGAGTATGACTGCATAGTCATAGGAGCTGGAATACAAGGGTCTTTTACTGCCTATCACTTGGccaaaaacaagaagaaaactCTTCTGCTGGAGCAG TTTATCCTGCCACACTCTCGGGGGAGCTCCCATGGCCAGACCAGGATCATACGTAAAGCTTATGCAGAGAACTTCTATGCGTCCATGATGGGGGAGAGCTGTGAGCTCTGGACCCTGCTGGAAAAAGAGGCAGGAGTGACACTATACAG GCGTACAGGGCTGTTAGTGATGGGTCCGGAGAATGGGAAGGACTTCCAGCTCATTAAGAGCACAATACAGAGCAACAGGGTTCCTGCCGTGGTGCTGCAGAGGCATGAGTTCAGCCAACATATCCCCAACGTCAACCTGACCCATGGAGACGCAGCATTTGTGGAAACCGATGCTGGAATTCTGTATGCAGATCGAGCTGTCAGAGCAGCACAG ATGGTTTTCCAAGGACATGGTGGGGTaataaaagacagacagaaagtggTTCAAATCGAGCCTGGCTCTATGGTCACCGTGACGACCGGGTCTGGCGTGTACAGGGCAAAAAGCCTGGTGATCACAGCGGGTCCCTGGGCCAGCAGAGTCCTCCCACTCACCGGACTGCAGCTGCCACTGAAG gTGGTGAGGATAAATGTGTGTTACTGGAAGGAAAAGGTTCCGGGCTCCTACAGCGTCACTAACCGCTTCCCCTGCTTCATCCAGATACAGCCAAAGGAGGCGGAGCACGATATCTACGGCCTCCCTTCCAATGAGTATCCAGGACTAATGAAG TTATGCTACCACATGGGCAGCGAGACAGATCCGGatgagagggacagacagacagacagaagtgACGTGGACATCTTGAGTCGCTACATCAGCCGCTGCTTCCCCGGCCTCGTTCCCGAGCCTGCTGTAGTGGAGAGCTGTTTGTACACG GTCACACCCGACCACCACTTTGTCCTGGATCGTCATCCCACCTACAGCAACATAGTGATTGGAGCTGGATTCTCAG TTGAAGGACAAAGGATAGCGGAATCGAGGAGACATCAATTTTTCAGGTCCAGCCCAAGACCAAGGCAAGTCTACGCAAGGACTAGCAACAAACCAGGACCATATATACAAACAGGATAA
- the pipox gene encoding peroxisomal sarcosine oxidase isoform X1 — protein MAPEEYDCIVIGAGIQGSFTAYHLAKNKKKTLLLEQFILPHSRGSSHGQTRIIRKAYAENFYASMMGESCELWTLLEKEAGVTLYRRTGLLVMGPENGKDFQLIKSTIQSNRVPAVVLQRHEFSQHIPNVNLTHGDAAFVETDAGILYADRAVRAAQMVFQGHGGVIKDRQKVVQIEPGSMVTVTTGSGVYRAKSLVITAGPWASRVLPLTGLQLPLKVVRINVCYWKEKVPGSYSVTNRFPCFIQIQPKEAEHDIYGLPSNEYPGLMKLCYHMGSETDPDERDRQTDRSDVDILSRYISRCFPGLVPEPAVVESCLYTVTPDHHFVLDRHPTYSNIVIGAGFSGHGFKFGPVVGKVLSELSMGQVPSYDLSPFSIRRFHTQPKSAL, from the exons ATGGCACCTGAGGAGTATGACTGCATAGTCATAGGAGCTGGAATACAAGGGTCTTTTACTGCCTATCACTTGGccaaaaacaagaagaaaactCTTCTGCTGGAGCAG TTTATCCTGCCACACTCTCGGGGGAGCTCCCATGGCCAGACCAGGATCATACGTAAAGCTTATGCAGAGAACTTCTATGCGTCCATGATGGGGGAGAGCTGTGAGCTCTGGACCCTGCTGGAAAAAGAGGCAGGAGTGACACTATACAG GCGTACAGGGCTGTTAGTGATGGGTCCGGAGAATGGGAAGGACTTCCAGCTCATTAAGAGCACAATACAGAGCAACAGGGTTCCTGCCGTGGTGCTGCAGAGGCATGAGTTCAGCCAACATATCCCCAACGTCAACCTGACCCATGGAGACGCAGCATTTGTGGAAACCGATGCTGGAATTCTGTATGCAGATCGAGCTGTCAGAGCAGCACAG ATGGTTTTCCAAGGACATGGTGGGGTaataaaagacagacagaaagtggTTCAAATCGAGCCTGGCTCTATGGTCACCGTGACGACCGGGTCTGGCGTGTACAGGGCAAAAAGCCTGGTGATCACAGCGGGTCCCTGGGCCAGCAGAGTCCTCCCACTCACCGGACTGCAGCTGCCACTGAAG gTGGTGAGGATAAATGTGTGTTACTGGAAGGAAAAGGTTCCGGGCTCCTACAGCGTCACTAACCGCTTCCCCTGCTTCATCCAGATACAGCCAAAGGAGGCGGAGCACGATATCTACGGCCTCCCTTCCAATGAGTATCCAGGACTAATGAAG TTATGCTACCACATGGGCAGCGAGACAGATCCGGatgagagggacagacagacagacagaagtgACGTGGACATCTTGAGTCGCTACATCAGCCGCTGCTTCCCCGGCCTCGTTCCCGAGCCTGCTGTAGTGGAGAGCTGTTTGTACACG GTCACACCCGACCACCACTTTGTCCTGGATCGTCATCCCACCTACAGCAACATAGTGATTGGAGCTGGATTCTCAG GCCATGGCTTCAAGTTCGGCCCCGTCGTGGGGAAGGTGCTGAGTGAGCTAAGCATGGGGCAGGTTCCCTCCTATGACCTTTCACCTTTCAGCATCAGACGCTTCCACACCCAGCCCAAGTCTGCTCTGTGA